The following coding sequences are from one Mesorhizobium onobrychidis window:
- a CDS encoding isobutyryl-CoA dehydrogenase: MDAAVDAGTSQFELNEDQRAIQEMAEAFAADRVAPNALDWDRNKHFPADVIRETGPLGLGGIYISDDVGGSALGRLDAVLIFEALSRADPAFSSFISIHNMVASMIDRFGSDEQRQRFLPKLTSMEWLASYCLTEPGSGSDAAALKTRAVKSGGDYVLNGAKQFISGAGDSDLYIVMARTGADGPKGISTFVVPKDAPGLSFGANEHKMGWHMQSTRQVIFEDCKVPAQNLLSVEGAGFGIAMAGLDGGRLNIAACSLGGAQSALDKALAYTAERKAFGSKINQFQALQFKLADMETELQAARIFLYAAASKLDRKAPDASKWSAMAKRFVTDIGFNVANDALQLHGGYGYLHDYGIEKLVRDLRVHQILEGTNEIMRVIIARALIGR, from the coding sequence CGCCGCTGTCGATGCGGGCACCAGCCAGTTCGAACTCAACGAGGACCAGCGCGCCATCCAGGAGATGGCCGAGGCCTTCGCCGCCGACCGCGTCGCGCCGAACGCGCTCGACTGGGACCGCAACAAGCATTTTCCGGCAGACGTGATCCGCGAGACAGGCCCGCTCGGCCTCGGCGGCATCTATATCAGCGACGATGTCGGCGGCTCGGCGCTCGGTCGGCTCGACGCCGTGCTGATTTTCGAGGCGCTTTCGCGCGCCGATCCGGCTTTTTCCTCCTTCATCTCGATCCACAACATGGTGGCGTCGATGATCGACCGCTTCGGCAGTGACGAGCAGCGCCAACGCTTCCTGCCGAAGCTGACTTCGATGGAATGGCTGGCCAGCTATTGTCTGACCGAGCCAGGCTCGGGATCGGATGCTGCAGCGCTGAAGACGCGCGCGGTGAAAAGCGGCGGCGATTATGTGCTGAATGGCGCCAAGCAGTTCATCTCAGGCGCCGGCGACAGCGACCTCTATATCGTCATGGCGCGCACCGGCGCCGACGGGCCGAAGGGCATTTCCACCTTCGTCGTGCCGAAGGATGCGCCCGGCCTGTCTTTTGGCGCCAACGAGCACAAGATGGGCTGGCACATGCAGTCGACGCGCCAGGTCATCTTCGAGGACTGCAAGGTGCCGGCGCAAAACCTGCTCTCAGTCGAAGGCGCCGGCTTCGGCATCGCCATGGCCGGACTCGACGGCGGCCGCCTCAACATCGCCGCCTGTTCGCTGGGCGGCGCGCAATCGGCGCTCGACAAGGCACTGGCCTACACCGCGGAGCGTAAGGCTTTCGGCTCCAAGATCAACCAGTTCCAGGCGCTGCAGTTCAAGCTCGCCGACATGGAGACCGAGCTGCAGGCGGCACGGATCTTCCTCTACGCCGCCGCCTCGAAGCTCGACCGCAAAGCTCCCGATGCCTCGAAATGGTCGGCGATGGCCAAGCGTTTCGTCACCGACATCGGCTTCAATGTCGCCAACGACGCGCTGCAACTGCATGGCGGCTACGGCTATTTGCACGACTACGGCATCGAGAAGCTGGTCCGCGATTTGCGCGTTCACCAGATTCTCGAAGGCACCAACGAGATCATGCGCGTCATCATCGCACGCGCCCTGATCGGCCGCTGA
- a CDS encoding SMP-30/gluconolactonase/LRE family protein yields MAVNVESGQITGTWPAEGAQFLNDPAVDEAGRVFASDMLANRIYVLDNDALTVWLESEDLLHPNGLRVEDGRLLVAGWGRDIQSDFSSKTPGHLIAIDLNTKAISDIGSGEPVGNLDGLEPDGAGNWLVTDWVAGALFRIHPDGKVEQLMDLNQGSADLEFLEEKKLAIIPMMMDGKLVATRLGGAT; encoded by the coding sequence ATGGCCGTCAACGTCGAGAGCGGTCAGATCACCGGAACGTGGCCCGCAGAAGGCGCTCAGTTCCTCAATGACCCCGCCGTCGACGAGGCGGGTCGCGTCTTTGCTTCCGACATGCTGGCGAACAGGATTTATGTTCTGGACAATGATGCTCTCACCGTCTGGCTGGAGAGCGAGGATCTCCTGCATCCGAACGGTCTGCGCGTCGAAGATGGTCGCCTCCTCGTCGCCGGCTGGGGTCGCGATATCCAGTCGGATTTTTCGTCCAAGACACCCGGCCATCTGATCGCGATCGACCTGAACACGAAGGCTATCTCTGACATCGGGTCCGGCGAGCCTGTTGGAAATCTAGATGGTCTAGAACCGGACGGAGCAGGAAATTGGCTTGTTACGGATTGGGTCGCAGGGGCGCTCTTTCGCATTCATCCGGATGGAAAAGTCGAGCAGCTGATGGACCTCAATCAAGGCAGCGCCGATCTGGAATTCCTGGAAGAAAAGAAGCTGGCAATCATCCCGATGATGATGGACGGCAAACTGGTCGCAACTCGATTGGGTGGAGCAACTTGA
- a CDS encoding aspartate aminotransferase family protein, whose amino-acid sequence MTYQNYSLKQLQQIDAAHHLHPFTDHKEIREAGSRIITHANGPFIYDSEGTEILDGMAGLWCVNIGYGRDELADAAYAQMKELPYYNSFFKCSTPTPVLLAKKLAELAPKHVNQVFFGSSGSEANDTALRLVRHYWALEGKPEKNRIISRRTAYHGSTIAGASLGGMEPMHKQLNGAVPNIVHVMMPYAYELALPGESDHDFGLRAAKAVEDAILDAGADKVAAFIGEPVMGAGGVKIPPMSYWPEVQRICRKYDILLMLDEVITGYGRTGEWFAAQTFGIEPDTITTAKALTSGYQPLSALLVGDRIAATLVEKGGEFNHGYTYAGHPVACAVALKNLEIIEREGLVDRVKNDTGPYFAKALQEHIGGHDLVGEVRSIGLMGAIEIVRDKATKERFLPAGSAAVLVRDHAIAQGMMLRATGDTMILSPPLIWTSETIDMACERIAKALDLAQADLRKL is encoded by the coding sequence ATGACCTATCAGAATTATTCGCTGAAGCAGCTTCAGCAGATCGATGCTGCGCATCACCTTCATCCGTTCACCGACCACAAGGAGATACGCGAGGCCGGTTCGCGCATCATCACCCACGCCAACGGGCCGTTCATCTACGATTCCGAAGGGACGGAAATCCTCGACGGCATGGCCGGGCTGTGGTGCGTCAACATCGGTTACGGCCGCGATGAGCTGGCCGACGCGGCTTACGCCCAGATGAAGGAACTGCCTTACTACAACTCCTTCTTCAAATGCTCGACCCCGACGCCGGTGCTGCTGGCCAAAAAGCTGGCGGAACTGGCGCCGAAGCACGTCAACCAGGTGTTCTTCGGCTCGTCTGGTTCGGAAGCCAATGACACGGCGCTGCGCCTCGTCCGCCACTATTGGGCATTGGAAGGCAAGCCGGAGAAGAACCGCATCATCTCGCGCAGGACGGCCTATCACGGCTCGACCATCGCCGGCGCGTCGCTGGGTGGCATGGAGCCGATGCACAAGCAGCTCAACGGCGCGGTTCCCAACATCGTCCATGTGATGATGCCTTATGCTTATGAGCTGGCTCTGCCAGGCGAAAGCGATCATGATTTCGGCCTGCGCGCGGCCAAGGCCGTCGAGGATGCCATCCTAGACGCCGGCGCCGACAAGGTCGCCGCCTTCATCGGCGAGCCGGTGATGGGTGCAGGCGGCGTGAAAATACCGCCGATGAGCTATTGGCCGGAAGTGCAGCGCATCTGCCGCAAATACGATATCCTCCTGATGCTGGACGAAGTCATCACCGGCTATGGTCGAACGGGCGAGTGGTTCGCGGCTCAGACCTTCGGCATCGAGCCCGATACCATCACAACCGCCAAGGCGCTGACCTCCGGTTATCAGCCGCTGTCGGCGCTGCTGGTCGGTGACCGCATCGCCGCGACGCTGGTCGAGAAGGGCGGCGAGTTCAATCATGGCTATACTTATGCCGGCCACCCCGTGGCCTGCGCCGTGGCGCTGAAGAACCTCGAGATCATCGAGCGGGAGGGTTTGGTCGACCGGGTCAAGAACGACACCGGACCCTATTTCGCCAAGGCGCTGCAGGAGCACATTGGCGGTCACGATCTGGTCGGCGAAGTGCGCTCGATCGGGCTGATGGGGGCAATCGAAATCGTTAGGGACAAGGCGACCAAGGAGCGCTTCCTGCCGGCCGGAAGCGCGGCCGTGCTTGTCCGCGACCACGCAATTGCCCAGGGCATGATGCTGCGCGCCACCGGCGACACGATGATCCTGTCGCCGCCGCTGATCTGGACCAGTGAGACGATCGACATGGCCTGCGAGCGCATCGCCAAGGCGCTTGATCTGGCCCAGGCGGATTTGCGCAAGCTGTAA
- the mmsB gene encoding 3-hydroxyisobutyrate dehydrogenase — translation MTTIAFIGLGNMGNPMAANLVKAGYAVHGFDLLPENLVIARDHGVVIMANAVAAVKAADVVITMLPAGKHVLSVYEDIAPKAKKGALFIDSSTIDVESARKAHAIAAKHKLLSIDAPVSGGTGGAAAGTLTFMAGGSKDAFAKAEPILKPMAGRIVHCGDDGAGQAAKICNNMILGISMIGVAEAFVLAEKLGLSHQALFDVASSSSGQCWSLTTYCPVPGPVPTSPANNGYRPGFAAALMLKDLKLSQEAAQSTGAVTPLGAEAAQLYALFNAQGHAAADFSGIINFLRGTLA, via the coding sequence ATGACCACCATCGCCTTCATCGGCCTCGGCAATATGGGCAACCCGATGGCCGCCAATCTCGTCAAGGCTGGATATGCCGTCCACGGCTTCGACCTGTTGCCGGAGAACCTCGTCATCGCCAGGGACCATGGCGTCGTCATCATGGCCAATGCCGTTGCTGCGGTGAAGGCGGCCGATGTGGTCATCACCATGCTGCCGGCAGGCAAGCACGTCCTGTCGGTCTACGAAGACATCGCGCCCAAGGCGAAAAAAGGCGCGCTGTTCATCGATTCCTCGACCATCGACGTCGAATCGGCACGAAAAGCCCACGCCATTGCCGCCAAACATAAGCTGCTGTCGATCGACGCGCCGGTTTCCGGCGGCACCGGCGGCGCCGCAGCCGGCACACTGACCTTCATGGCCGGTGGCTCGAAGGACGCATTCGCCAAGGCCGAACCCATCCTGAAGCCGATGGCCGGCCGCATCGTCCATTGCGGCGATGACGGCGCCGGACAGGCGGCAAAGATCTGCAACAACATGATCCTCGGCATTTCGATGATCGGCGTCGCCGAAGCCTTCGTTCTGGCGGAAAAGCTCGGCCTGTCGCATCAGGCGCTGTTCGACGTCGCCTCGAGCTCGTCGGGCCAGTGCTGGTCGCTGACCACCTATTGCCCGGTGCCCGGTCCGGTGCCGACATCGCCGGCCAACAATGGCTACAGGCCGGGATTTGCCGCAGCACTGATGCTGAAGGACCTGAAACTGTCGCAGGAAGCCGCGCAAAGCACCGGTGCGGTGACGCCGCTCGGCGCCGAGGCAGCCCAGCTTTATGCGTTGTTCAACGCCCAGGGACATGCCGCTGCCGATTTTTCCGGCATCATAAATTTCCTGCGCGGTACCCTTGCGTAA